A window of the Glaciimonas sp. CA11.2 genome harbors these coding sequences:
- a CDS encoding PepSY domain-containing protein — protein MQTTLQAPSPTDSALSASRNYRILWRWHFYAGLFVMPFLIALAITGAIYVFKPQIDTALYGDKLFVAASTQHPISYDKQLAIAARAVPNEAVATSLSVSANPQRSTEAVFRLTSGESTSVYVNPTTGSVLGTLSVEHRIMNQVRQIHRDLMLGKWGGWLMELAACWTLIMLGTGIALWWPRTAFSVWGTLLPRGGLRGRAIWRELHLVVGIWVAIGALFFILSGLPWSSFWGKNFQSIVTWANVDHSAPASKTEHIHGSTAPLNLSTPAMPSPPMKMRDLPLAEIPWAVGATTVPMSHVHVMPPQRLSIDQVAAIAATSGMLTYQLALPTKKSGVFTVSYAPGNSIFLRSDLDQQRTLHIDQYSGKMLKDMRFSDYNPVSKAVSLGVALHMGEYFGLANQLICAAISLALLGIAITGFVIWWKRRPVKALGAPKRVLQPPSSIKRWKGYLAIMGFLFPLMGVSMLIVWLGDTLFFRKKP, from the coding sequence ATGCAAACCACCCTTCAAGCGCCATCGCCCACCGACTCAGCACTTTCTGCCTCGCGCAATTACCGTATTTTATGGCGATGGCATTTCTATGCCGGACTGTTCGTGATGCCTTTTTTGATCGCACTGGCAATTACCGGCGCGATCTATGTCTTTAAGCCGCAGATCGATACCGCGCTGTATGGCGACAAGTTATTCGTCGCCGCCAGCACGCAACACCCAATTAGCTACGACAAGCAGTTAGCGATTGCCGCCCGCGCGGTTCCCAATGAGGCCGTCGCCACCTCGTTAAGCGTCAGCGCCAATCCGCAACGCAGCACCGAAGCGGTATTCCGTTTAACCTCGGGCGAAAGCACCAGCGTGTACGTCAATCCAACCACCGGCAGTGTTCTAGGCACGCTCAGCGTAGAACATCGCATCATGAATCAGGTACGACAGATTCATCGCGATCTAATGCTGGGCAAATGGGGTGGATGGTTAATGGAACTGGCGGCTTGCTGGACATTGATCATGCTGGGAACCGGAATCGCTTTGTGGTGGCCCAGAACAGCATTTTCTGTATGGGGAACGTTACTTCCACGCGGCGGTTTACGCGGACGCGCCATCTGGCGAGAACTGCATCTGGTCGTCGGTATCTGGGTGGCAATCGGTGCATTGTTTTTTATCTTGAGCGGATTACCGTGGTCGAGTTTCTGGGGCAAGAATTTTCAATCTATCGTCACATGGGCGAATGTCGATCATTCTGCACCGGCGTCTAAAACCGAACATATTCATGGATCGACAGCGCCGTTAAACCTTTCCACGCCAGCGATGCCCTCACCACCAATGAAGATGCGCGATCTCCCATTGGCCGAGATTCCCTGGGCGGTGGGCGCGACCACCGTGCCGATGTCACATGTCCACGTGATGCCACCGCAAAGACTCTCCATCGATCAAGTCGCGGCGATAGCGGCGACCAGCGGCATGCTGACCTATCAACTCGCGCTGCCTACAAAAAAATCCGGTGTATTTACCGTATCGTATGCTCCCGGCAATTCGATATTTTTACGCTCCGATCTTGACCAACAACGCACGCTGCATATTGATCAATATAGCGGAAAAATGTTGAAAGATATGCGTTTTTCCGACTACAACCCCGTGTCCAAAGCAGTCTCGCTAGGTGTTGCCTTGCACATGGGCGAATATTTTGGCTTGGCGAATCAACTGATTTGCGCAGCGATTTCATTAGCGCTGCTAGGAATAGCAATTACTGGCTTTGTGATCTGGTGGAAACGCCGTCCAGTAAAAGCATTGGGCGCGCCAAAGCGGGTGCTGCAACCACCATCCTCCATCAAGCGATGGAAAGGATATCTGGCGATTATGGGGTTTTTATTCCCATTGATGGGCGTGTCGATGCTTATTGTGTGGTTAGGCGACACCCTATTTTTTAGAAAGAAACCTTGA
- a CDS encoding carbohydrate porin produces MFTSKKNILIGCLMASAYLSSITMANAQEEPTPVSREAEKIIAPETWNAKFQSTYIWQRKQSFDAPYSGTNSLSPEREKAYSLTATGYFGLRLWGGAELYFNPEMVQAVPLSGLHGLGGMTNSEQQKTSGPNPKFYRARLFLRQTFDFGGARDAVESGPNQLAGMVDKRRLVVTLGNVSVTDIFDNNAYAHDARTQFVNWSFLTYGAYDYAGDARGYTWGGAAEYYYDDWAIRYGRFMVPIMSNGQPLETRLAKYYGDQIEIERGYALGNQVGKVRFLVFRNKENMGSFSDAIAADNGGIPSVAAVRKDSFKVGYGFSLEHALRSDIGLFARASRNDGKTETYSFTEIERSVTAGVAIKGEQWGRSKDTIGVAVAQNGLSKAHQDYLSLGGLGAFIGDGKLHYKPEKILEAYYNIHLYKDTYLMFDAQRITNPAYNADRGPVNVGTIRLHAEF; encoded by the coding sequence ATGTTTACAAGTAAAAAAAATATCCTTATCGGCTGCCTGATGGCGTCGGCCTACCTTAGCAGTATCACCATGGCCAATGCCCAGGAAGAACCGACGCCAGTTTCTCGGGAAGCAGAAAAAATCATTGCTCCCGAGACATGGAACGCAAAATTTCAGTCAACCTACATCTGGCAGCGCAAACAGTCGTTCGATGCGCCTTATAGCGGCACTAACAGCTTGTCGCCAGAACGCGAAAAAGCATATTCCCTGACAGCGACCGGTTATTTCGGCCTTCGGCTCTGGGGTGGAGCAGAACTGTATTTCAATCCGGAAATGGTCCAGGCAGTACCGCTTTCAGGTTTGCATGGTTTGGGCGGCATGACCAATAGTGAACAACAAAAAACGAGTGGACCCAACCCAAAGTTTTATCGTGCACGACTATTTTTACGGCAAACCTTCGACTTTGGCGGCGCGCGTGATGCCGTCGAATCCGGGCCAAATCAGTTGGCTGGCATGGTCGATAAGCGACGGCTGGTCGTTACACTGGGGAACGTCAGCGTCACCGATATTTTCGATAACAACGCCTACGCGCACGATGCCCGCACACAATTCGTTAACTGGTCCTTTTTGACTTACGGCGCATATGATTATGCTGGTGACGCCCGTGGTTATACATGGGGCGGTGCGGCAGAATATTACTATGACGATTGGGCGATACGTTACGGTCGGTTCATGGTCCCGATTATGTCCAACGGACAGCCGCTGGAAACTCGTCTGGCCAAGTATTACGGCGATCAAATTGAAATTGAACGCGGCTACGCCCTCGGCAATCAAGTCGGCAAAGTAAGATTTCTAGTCTTCCGCAACAAAGAAAACATGGGCAGTTTCAGCGATGCTATCGCCGCTGACAACGGCGGCATTCCTTCAGTCGCTGCCGTGCGCAAAGACAGTTTCAAGGTTGGCTATGGCTTCAGTCTGGAACATGCACTGCGCTCTGACATTGGCCTCTTCGCCCGGGCCAGCAGAAACGATGGCAAGACCGAGACGTATTCTTTCACCGAGATCGAACGCTCTGTCACCGCTGGCGTAGCAATAAAAGGCGAGCAGTGGGGACGCTCCAAAGACACGATTGGTGTTGCCGTCGCGCAAAATGGCTTAAGCAAAGCGCATCAGGACTATTTATCGCTAGGTGGCCTTGGTGCGTTTATTGGCGATGGAAAATTGCATTACAAACCGGAAAAAATTCTGGAGGCGTATTACAACATCCACCTATACAAAGATACTTACTTGATGTTTGACGCTCAACGTATTACCAATCCCGCCTATAACGCAGATCGCGGTCCGGTCAATGTCGGGACTATTCGGCTTCACGCAGAATTTTAA
- a CDS encoding DUF2946 domain-containing protein: MSLTRFQKRIVWTCLIALWLSMFMPAISQTMKAMTATRTAQIVNDLCTSSGLVHLDTNKGDNYSLLVNENGDHQDHPNQDGHDGHDRHDGHDSHADHGDACGYCTLLAHSPLVTSYFHIMVVTAVTTSHAVPLLYDYYPPRPFRGQTNPLDPPSPLKQS; the protein is encoded by the coding sequence ATGTCACTTACCCGTTTTCAAAAACGCATCGTCTGGACGTGCCTCATAGCCCTCTGGCTAAGCATGTTCATGCCTGCGATTTCACAAACGATGAAGGCGATGACGGCGACGCGGACGGCGCAGATAGTCAATGACCTCTGCACATCCTCGGGATTAGTTCATCTTGACACGAATAAGGGCGACAACTACTCGCTCCTGGTCAACGAGAATGGAGATCACCAAGATCACCCGAATCAGGATGGTCACGATGGTCACGATAGGCACGATGGTCACGACAGTCACGCCGACCATGGCGATGCCTGCGGCTACTGCACGCTGCTAGCGCATAGCCCGCTCGTCACCAGTTATTTCCACATCATGGTCGTCACGGCGGTCACGACGTCGCATGCGGTGCCGTTGTTATACGATTACTATCCACCACGCCCATTTCGCGGGCAGACCAATCCGCTCGATCCTCCCTCGCCCCTGAAGCAGTCCTGA
- a CDS encoding calcium-binding protein → MSIAYIVTKSGILIIDGSPAAIKAIAKGMGKDSLPVVEHLGQIVQTGDDAKTVSDTVLDTLRNSIGGDLTSQVKLVGSLGAGVAIGEAAAIGLGALATVVGLGVIAIPLGVAAGVAGGYWGSKYYEEAFDKFNKLGQEINDRFTRSRTYRYDPLVLDLDGDGIETVGSKNNIYFDNNNDGIKTATGWVGADDGLLVMDRNGNGVIDNGTELFGNSTHLDNGHTASDGFGALADLDSNHDGKIDKNDANWNQLKVWRDLNQDGISQANELFTLDQLGIASLNVNKKSHNQTLANGNQLADHGTYTKTDGSSGNMGDVNFEEDAFHREFTDEVVIADNVKDLPDMQGAGKVRDLREAASLSTSLQDVLAHYSAATTREEQRGLLDQLLSDWADTSGMTKTLQERAGSAYTVIWRSLGGQVITDDAAGRAIVAAWEKKLHILEAFNGQYYFAMHNLTGMGYNGFKMVEGKNGQPGTITISLYAEQVNSLNQAYDALQESIYGSLLLQTRFKSLIDQIELKIDTDGMHLDYGALEKHFKAAIAADGIKGLYDLIDFNRAAGSAMQDFSWIGAELIALGLSTLDASPEIQKLFAELSSVMNKNGTKKKDLIVGGNGNDTLNGYAGNDVMLGGRGDDSLDGGEGDDTLSGNAGDDRLNGGEGNDTLLGGAGEDTLSGGAGNDILTGGKGDDKLQGGAGNDTYVLSRGDGHDTINNYDYGTDYSGGGRTDVVIFTDMNASDIQGLRTVNTDLIIEFGSGDSLTISNYFNNASYQIDQFRFADGQVWTGAQILGAYPIVLTDKNDHLGFSNSGETIYAGAGDDTIYGYGGDDVIDGGTGNNYLNGGSGNDRLSGCAGDDTLDGEAGDDVLDGGEGNNRLDGGSGNDTLITGAGNDTLTGGDGNDILTGGKGDDKLQGGAGNDTYVLSRGDGHDTINNYDYGTDYSGGGRTDVVIFTDMNASDIRGLRTVNTDLIIEFGNGDSLTISNYFNNASYQIDQFRFADGQVWTGAQILGAYPIVLTDKNDHLGFSNSGETIYAGAGDDTIYGYGGDDVIDGGTGNNYLNGGSGNDRLSGCAGDDTLDGEAGDDVLDGGEGNNRLDGGSGNDTLITGAGNDTLTGGDGNDILTGGKGDDKLQGGAGNDTYVLSRGDGHDTINNYDYGTDYSGGGRTDVVIFTDMNASDIQGLRTVNTDLIIEFGSGDSLTISNYFDGVNYQINQFRFADGQVWTGAQILATHPVMLTDNNDNLRFSDSGETIYAGGGNDTIYSFGGDDVIDGGTGNNYLNGGSGNDRLFAGDGNDTLIGESGDDVLEGGEGNNQLDGGSGNDTLTTGAGKDTLSGGDGNDILTSGSGEDTLSGGAGNDILTGGKGDDMLNGGFGNDTYMLSRGDGHDTINNYDYGTDYSGGGRTDVIRFTDVNSDALNGLRRVKNDLIIDYGNCDSITVANYFNGASYQINQFQFADGKTLTGTELLSAYPIAPPEAADSMGVMNADQYSHADVSDDNGQADNDDVKSEADNDDKVITDSIGKQVVAVHVSEGIAAAALLFGQAGDRVLAKARKQQAIIDNWFTKVDGRRASSLQTVTDNSTVDAAGSTDTAPNQKIPQFNFDAVVAQFEQLPARPPAVNLWAESAALLDLHLKKSNAAGLGCDLVGQYAKNGHDVGSAVNSAQAMLAPPHFGATDLHGRR, encoded by the coding sequence ATGAGTATTGCGTACATTGTTACTAAATCCGGTATTCTGATTATTGACGGTTCGCCTGCGGCGATCAAAGCCATTGCCAAGGGAATGGGAAAGGACTCCCTTCCTGTAGTTGAGCATTTAGGACAAATTGTCCAAACAGGCGACGATGCCAAAACTGTTTCTGATACCGTTTTGGACACATTAAGAAATTCTATTGGTGGCGATTTAACAAGCCAAGTAAAACTTGTCGGTTCTTTGGGCGCTGGTGTTGCAATTGGCGAGGCAGCAGCTATTGGACTAGGGGCGCTTGCAACTGTGGTGGGTTTAGGAGTGATTGCAATACCCTTAGGAGTCGCAGCAGGTGTGGCTGGAGGTTATTGGGGATCAAAATATTACGAAGAGGCATTCGACAAATTCAATAAACTAGGCCAAGAAATTAATGACCGTTTCACCCGCTCCCGCACCTACCGCTACGATCCCTTAGTCCTCGACCTCGACGGAGACGGCATCGAAACCGTGGGCAGCAAAAACAACATCTACTTCGACAACAACAACGACGGCATTAAAACCGCGACAGGTTGGGTCGGCGCTGACGATGGCTTACTCGTCATGGACCGCAACGGTAACGGCGTGATCGACAACGGTACGGAACTCTTCGGCAACTCCACCCACCTCGACAACGGCCACACCGCCAGCGATGGTTTCGGTGCGCTGGCTGATCTGGATTCCAACCACGATGGCAAGATCGATAAAAACGACGCCAACTGGAATCAGCTCAAAGTCTGGCGTGATCTTAATCAGGATGGTATTTCTCAAGCCAATGAATTATTCACACTCGACCAACTCGGCATCGCCAGCCTCAACGTCAACAAAAAATCACACAACCAGACACTCGCCAATGGCAACCAGTTAGCCGACCACGGCACGTATACAAAAACGGATGGCAGCAGCGGCAATATGGGTGACGTGAATTTTGAGGAAGACGCCTTCCATCGGGAATTTACTGATGAAGTCGTGATTGCCGATAACGTCAAAGATCTGCCCGATATGCAAGGCGCAGGCAAAGTGCGCGACCTGCGCGAAGCCGCCAGCTTGTCGACATCACTGCAAGACGTTTTGGCACACTACAGCGCGGCCACCACACGTGAAGAGCAACGCGGTTTGCTGGATCAACTGCTGTCCGATTGGGCCGACACATCCGGCATGACTAAAACCCTGCAAGAACGCGCTGGCAGTGCTTATACGGTGATCTGGCGATCGCTGGGCGGTCAGGTTATTACTGACGACGCCGCCGGTCGGGCCATCGTTGCTGCGTGGGAAAAGAAACTGCATATTCTGGAAGCGTTTAACGGGCAATATTATTTTGCGATGCATAACCTGACCGGCATGGGTTACAACGGCTTCAAGATGGTCGAAGGCAAAAATGGTCAGCCTGGGACTATCACGATTAGTTTATATGCCGAACAGGTAAACAGCCTCAATCAAGCTTATGACGCATTGCAGGAATCGATCTACGGTTCGTTATTGTTGCAGACACGGTTTAAGTCGTTGATTGATCAGATTGAATTAAAGATAGATACCGATGGGATGCATCTGGATTATGGTGCGCTGGAAAAACACTTCAAGGCAGCGATTGCGGCGGATGGCATAAAAGGGTTGTACGATTTGATCGACTTTAATCGTGCAGCGGGAAGTGCGATGCAGGATTTTAGCTGGATTGGAGCTGAGTTGATCGCCTTGGGTCTCTCTACACTGGATGCATCGCCTGAAATACAAAAGTTATTTGCTGAACTGAGCAGCGTTATGAACAAGAATGGTACGAAGAAAAAGGATTTGATTGTCGGTGGGAATGGAAATGATACTTTGAATGGCTACGCAGGTAACGATGTCATGCTGGGAGGGAGGGGCGATGATTCGTTAGATGGGGGTGAGGGCGATGACACGCTAAGTGGTAATGCTGGTGACGATCGTCTCAACGGTGGGGAAGGTAATGACACTTTACTAGGTGGCGCTGGCGAAGATACGTTAAGCGGCGGCGCTGGTAATGACATTCTGACCGGTGGCAAGGGCGACGACAAACTGCAGGGTGGCGCTGGCAATGATACGTATGTGTTAAGTCGTGGTGACGGCCACGACACGATCAACAATTATGATTATGGTACTGATTACTCGGGCGGCGGTCGCACGGATGTCGTGATTTTTACTGATATGAATGCCAGCGATATTCAGGGTCTGCGTACTGTCAATACAGATCTGATTATCGAATTTGGAAGCGGTGACAGTCTCACGATCAGCAACTATTTTAATAACGCAAGCTATCAAATTGACCAGTTCCGGTTTGCTGATGGGCAGGTGTGGACCGGCGCACAAATACTGGGTGCTTATCCGATTGTGCTGACTGACAAGAATGACCATCTGGGATTTTCCAATAGTGGCGAGACAATTTATGCCGGTGCCGGTGATGACACTATTTACGGATATGGTGGTGATGATGTGATCGATGGCGGGACCGGGAATAATTATCTGAATGGCGGTAGCGGCAATGACCGGTTATCCGGGTGCGCGGGCGACGATACGTTGGATGGCGAAGCGGGCGACGATGTACTGGACGGCGGGGAAGGTAATAACCGCTTGGACGGTGGAAGTGGCAACGACACGCTGATCACTGGTGCTGGCAACGATACGTTAACTGGTGGCGATGGCAATGACATCCTGACCGGTGGTAAGGGCGACGACAAACTGCAGGGTGGCGCTGGCAATGATACGTATGTGTTAAGTCGTGGTGACGGCCACGACACGATCAACAATTATGATTATGGTACTGATTACTCGGGCGGCGGTCGCACGGATGTCGTAATTTTTACCGATATGAATGCCAGCGATATCCGCGGTCTGCGTACTGTCAATACAGATCTGATCATCGAATTTGGAAACGGTGACAGTCTCACGATCAGCAACTATTTTAATAACGCAAGCTATCAAATTGACCAGTTCCGGTTTGCTGATGGGCAGGTGTGGACCGGCGCACAAATACTGGGTGCTTATCCGATTGTGCTGACTGACAAGAATGACCATCTGGGATTTTCCAATAGTGGCGAGACAATTTATGCCGGTGCCGGTGATGACACTATTTACGGATATGGTGGTGATGATGTGATCGATGGCGGGACCGGGAATAATTATCTGAATGGCGGTAGCGGCAATGACCGGTTATCCGGGTGCGCGGGCGACGATACGTTGGATGGCGAAGCGGGCGACGATGTACTGGACGGCGGGGAAGGTAATAACCGCTTGGACGGTGGAAGTGGCAACGACACGCTGATCACTGGTGCTGGCAACGATACGTTAACTGGTGGCGATGGCAATGACATCCTGACCGGTGGCAAGGGCGACGACAAACTGCAGGGTGGCGCTGGCAATGATACGTATGTGTTAAGTCGTGGTGACGGCCACGACACGATCAACAATTATGATTATGGTACTGATTACTCGGGCGGTGGTCGCACGGATGTCGTGATTTTTACTGATATGAATGCCAGCGATATTCAGGGTCTGCGTACTGTCAATACAGATCTGATTATCGAATTTGGAAGCGGTGACAGTCTCACGATCAGCAACTATTTTGATGGCGTGAACTATCAAATCAACCAGTTCCGGTTTGCTGATGGTCAGGTGTGGACCGGCGCACAAATACTGGCTACGCATCCGGTGATGCTGACCGACAATAATGACAATCTGCGATTTTCTGATAGTGGCGAGACGATTTATGCAGGCGGCGGTAATGACACGATTTATAGCTTTGGCGGTGATGACGTCATCGACGGCGGTACTGGAAATAATTATCTGAATGGTGGCAGCGGCAATGACCGGTTATTCGCAGGCGACGGCAACGATACATTGATTGGCGAATCGGGCGATGACGTGCTGGAAGGGGGGGAAGGTAATAATCAATTAGACGGTGGAAGTGGTAACGATACGCTGACCACCGGCGCTGGCAAGGATACGTTAAGCGGTGGCGATGGGAATGATATTCTGACCAGCGGTAGCGGCGAAGATACGTTAAGCGGCGGCGCTGGTAATGACATTCTGACCGGTGGAAAGGGTGACGATATGCTCAATGGCGGCTTTGGTAATGACACCTATATGTTAAGTCGCGGTGACGGCCACGACACGATCAACAATTATGATTATGGTACTGATTACTCGGGCGGTGGTCGCACGGACGTGATCCGATTCACAGACGTCAATTCTGATGCTTTAAACGGTTTGCGACGCGTCAAGAATGACTTAATCATAGACTACGGCAACTGCGACAGCATCACGGTGGCTAATTATTTTAATGGCGCTAGTTATCAAATCAATCAATTCCAGTTTGCCGATGGCAAGACATTGACCGGAACAGAATTACTTTCGGCATATCCAATTGCGCCGCCCGAAGCTGCCGATAGCATGGGCGTTATGAACGCAGATCAGTATAGTCATGCTGACGTTAGTGATGATAACGGTCAAGCTGACAATGATGACGTTAAGAGCGAAGCAGATAACGACGACAAAGTGATAACAGATAGCATTGGCAAGCAGGTGGTTGCTGTGCATGTTAGCGAGGGAATCGCCGCTGCTGCTTTGCTGTTTGGACAAGCGGGCGATCGGGTGTTGGCTAAGGCTCGGAAACAGCAGGCAATTATTGATAATTGGTTCACGAAAGTGGATGGTCGTCGCGCGTCATCTTTGCAGACGGTGACTGACAATTCGACCGTTGATGCTGCCGGTTCTACTGATACCGCGCCCAATCAGAAGATTCCGCAGTTTAATTTTGATGCCGTTGTTGCGCAGTTTGAACAACTGCCCGCCAGGCCTCCTGCGGTCAATTTGTGGGCGGAGTCGGCTGCGTTGCTCGATTTGCATCTCAAGAAGAGTAATGCGGCAGGTCTTGGTTGTGATCTGGTCGGGCAATATGCAAAGAATGGCCATGACGTCGGTAGTGCAGTCAATTCGGCGCAGGCAATGTTGGCACCGCCGCATTTCGGTGCGACTGATTTGCACGGGCGGCGATAG
- a CDS encoding TonB-dependent receptor: MLNLRSQTKGVVRANARAIGCSIALVASQRTSSSSQSSYLTAALLPLSFFVLPILFQPAFAAEEESHVPEVVVTGVREKQVFDVNLPATSERITAQQVENMNVINTEDALKYMPNMAIRKRFIGDENATISVRGNGNSQTARGLVYADGLLLSNFLGNTFSFPPHWSMVFPEDIAQVDVMYGPFSALYPGNSMGATVAITTKIPTKLEAMLKTQVFRQQFNLFGVDSHFDGNKTTALIGNKVGNLSFLLGIDHLSNAGQPFVYGNQLRSTIPATGAAVPVTGAYQYTNPNGAPSTLFGVNSEGAERVVQDQFKFKATYDITPTLQAGLTFGYWRQQVNNNTATFLRDANGNPVVAGLVNIGGYQYNLPKGFFAPAASESENQLYGLTLKTQHPNGWNYSAIASYFDISKSISRSANSGLPNDLTGVATFGDGSGWKTLDLVTDYKPVTVSAGTHWPTFGYHYDNYFLENKTKNLSNWRDGDGSGGGGFNNAFAGKTETQALFAQDAWQLSSRWKLTTGLRYEDWRAYDGMRAVVGSSQAYSNRTESYWSPKAALSYQATPDLTFRFSTGRAYRFPTVSELFQGSLTGSTLVNNDPNLKPENDLAKELSAEWSQSNGLLRMSLFEDDVKNTLFSQTNTAVFPNVTNIQNIDRVRSRGVELRYSGENVILRGLDLSASVGYTRSIIVENSKNPATVGKNFYRIPLWRANLVSTYRLNEQASVMLGGRFSGRQFNTLTNTDINPNTFGGTSSFLVFDTKLTFKPTKHTELGFGIDNLTDRRYYVYYPYPGRTFYMEAKVSM, from the coding sequence ATGCTTAATTTGCGTTCGCAAACTAAGGGAGTCGTGCGTGCTAATGCACGTGCCATCGGGTGTTCAATTGCGCTTGTTGCATCACAACGCACTTCATCATCCAGCCAGTCATCCTACTTAACAGCGGCATTGTTACCGCTTTCTTTTTTTGTCCTGCCTATCCTTTTTCAACCTGCGTTTGCCGCTGAAGAAGAAAGTCATGTTCCAGAAGTCGTCGTCACGGGGGTGAGAGAAAAACAAGTGTTTGATGTCAATTTGCCAGCTACGAGTGAACGTATCACCGCCCAACAGGTAGAAAATATGAACGTCATCAACACCGAAGATGCATTGAAATACATGCCTAATATGGCGATTCGCAAGCGCTTTATCGGTGATGAAAACGCCACCATTTCCGTCCGTGGCAATGGGAACTCACAGACCGCACGCGGATTGGTGTACGCGGATGGTCTTTTGTTGAGCAATTTCCTAGGCAATACATTCAGCTTTCCACCGCATTGGTCGATGGTTTTTCCCGAAGATATTGCGCAGGTTGACGTCATGTACGGTCCTTTTTCGGCCTTATACCCGGGCAATTCAATGGGAGCAACCGTGGCGATCACAACCAAAATACCGACCAAACTTGAGGCCATGCTGAAGACGCAAGTATTCCGTCAGCAATTCAATCTGTTCGGTGTGGATAGCCATTTTGATGGCAATAAAACCACCGCGTTGATTGGCAACAAGGTTGGAAATCTGTCCTTCCTGTTGGGGATTGATCATCTCAGCAATGCCGGGCAACCTTTCGTCTATGGCAACCAACTACGGTCTACCATACCGGCGACTGGCGCGGCTGTTCCGGTCACTGGCGCTTATCAATATACCAATCCCAACGGTGCACCTTCGACGCTATTTGGCGTGAACTCCGAAGGTGCTGAACGCGTCGTGCAAGATCAGTTCAAGTTCAAAGCAACTTACGACATCACGCCGACATTGCAGGCGGGATTGACGTTCGGCTACTGGCGTCAACAGGTGAATAACAACACTGCAACATTCTTGCGCGACGCTAATGGTAATCCTGTGGTCGCCGGTCTGGTCAATATTGGTGGCTATCAATACAACCTCCCAAAAGGGTTCTTTGCCCCCGCGGCCAGCGAAAGCGAGAATCAGCTTTATGGCCTGACACTCAAAACCCAACACCCGAACGGCTGGAACTATTCGGCGATTGCTTCCTATTTCGACATTTCAAAGAGCATTTCGCGATCCGCCAACAGCGGACTGCCAAATGATCTGACCGGCGTGGCCACCTTCGGCGATGGTTCCGGCTGGAAAACGCTCGATCTTGTGACCGACTACAAACCGGTTACCGTCAGCGCAGGGACGCATTGGCCCACCTTCGGCTATCACTACGACAATTACTTCCTGGAAAATAAGACCAAAAATCTAAGCAACTGGCGAGATGGTGATGGTAGTGGTGGCGGCGGATTCAATAATGCCTTTGCCGGCAAAACCGAAACACAGGCGCTGTTTGCCCAAGACGCATGGCAACTATCCTCACGCTGGAAGTTAACCACCGGATTGCGCTATGAAGACTGGCGCGCCTATGATGGCATGCGCGCAGTGGTTGGTTCGTCGCAAGCCTATAGCAATCGCACCGAATCTTATTGGTCGCCAAAGGCGGCATTGTCGTATCAGGCCACGCCCGATCTGACTTTCCGCTTTTCTACCGGACGCGCGTATCGCTTCCCAACGGTGAGCGAACTATTTCAAGGCAGCCTGACCGGATCAACGTTAGTGAATAACGATCCCAATTTGAAGCCCGAAAACGATCTGGCAAAAGAATTGAGTGCCGAGTGGTCACAATCGAACGGTCTGCTGCGCATGTCGCTATTTGAAGATGATGTAAAAAACACCTTGTTTAGCCAAACCAATACGGCGGTGTTTCCTAACGTGACGAATATCCAGAATATTGATCGCGTGCGCTCGCGCGGCGTCGAGCTGCGTTATTCCGGTGAAAATGTCATCCTGCGCGGCCTTGATCTCAGTGCCAGCGTTGGTTATACACGCTCAATCATTGTGGAAAATAGCAAAAATCCGGCGACGGTTGGAAAGAATTTTTACCGCATTCCATTGTGGCGCGCAAATCTGGTCAGCACCTATCGCCTCAATGAGCAAGCCAGCGTGATGCTTGGCGGGCGCTTCTCCGGGCGACAGTTCAACACGCTCACAAATACCGATATCAATCCCAATACTTTTGGCGGCACCAGTTCATTTTTGGTATTCGACACCAAGCTGACGTTTAAGCCGACGAAACATACTGAGCTTGGATTCGGCATCGACAATCTGACCGACCGACGCTACTACGTGTACTACCCGTATCCTGGCAGAACTTTCTATATGGAAGCAAAAGTCAGCATGTAG